The proteins below are encoded in one region of Knoellia sp. S7-12:
- a CDS encoding coenzyme F420-0:L-glutamate ligase: MTRSLTIIPVLGMPEVQRGDDVAELVLAALGDSGIEPGDAVVVSSKIVSKALGLTAVGSDKTELVLSESVRVVAERSVGDRVTRVVESVAGPVMAAAGIDASNTGPSDQLLLLPRDPDTCARTVRSGLLELSGMPSGAPLAVILSDTAGRPWRAGLTDFALGSAGLRVLLDHRGEVDADGRLMSVTARAVADEIAAAADLVKGKTDGVAVAVVRGLPESWFVATDVAAASADSAASTAASADATGEFASGAGQLVRTGAGDWFALGHVEALRQALGVAPGSPDSEGVGIRSVGAETFADRVARVVSLTLFADEDASVDLELDVVHGDPEAVATVTLGAADDFALGRLAQRFEIAAASEDLHPTLTGEPTAEHSVTATLSPGP; the protein is encoded by the coding sequence TTGACCCGGTCGCTGACGATCATCCCTGTCCTCGGCATGCCCGAGGTCCAGCGTGGTGACGACGTGGCCGAGCTGGTGCTGGCCGCGCTCGGGGACTCGGGCATCGAACCAGGCGACGCGGTTGTCGTGTCGAGCAAGATCGTCTCAAAAGCGTTGGGGCTCACTGCTGTTGGCTCGGACAAAACTGAGTTGGTGCTGAGCGAGTCGGTGCGCGTCGTGGCCGAGCGTTCGGTCGGCGATCGCGTGACTCGCGTCGTCGAGTCCGTCGCCGGGCCGGTCATGGCCGCCGCCGGGATCGACGCGTCCAACACCGGTCCGTCAGACCAGCTGTTGCTGTTGCCGCGCGATCCCGACACGTGTGCGCGCACGGTGCGCTCTGGCTTGCTTGAGCTGTCCGGTATGCCGTCCGGCGCACCTCTCGCAGTCATCCTCAGCGACACCGCCGGTCGGCCCTGGCGTGCAGGTCTGACCGACTTCGCGCTGGGTTCGGCCGGGTTGCGGGTGCTGCTCGACCACCGGGGCGAGGTCGACGCCGACGGGCGGCTCATGTCAGTGACCGCCCGCGCCGTGGCAGACGAGATCGCCGCTGCGGCAGACCTCGTCAAGGGCAAGACCGACGGCGTGGCTGTGGCCGTCGTGCGCGGTCTGCCGGAGTCCTGGTTCGTCGCGACAGACGTCGCCGCAGCGTCTGCGGATTCGGCGGCTAGTACCGCCGCATCCGCAGACGCCACGGGAGAGTTCGCCTCTGGCGCGGGGCAACTCGTGCGCACAGGGGCTGGCGACTGGTTCGCGCTCGGGCACGTCGAGGCCCTGCGTCAGGCGCTGGGTGTTGCCCCCGGGTCGCCCGATTCGGAAGGGGTCGGGATCCGCTCGGTGGGAGCCGAGACCTTCGCCGATCGCGTTGCGCGGGTGGTGTCGCTGACCCTGTTCGCCGATGAGGACGCCAGCGTCGACCTTGAGCTCGACGTTGTCCACGGCGATCCCGAGGCCGTGGCCACCGTGACGCTGGGGGCGGCAGACGACTTCGCCCTGGGGCGGCTCGCCCAGCGGTTCGAGATCGCGGCGGCGAGCGAGGATCTGCACCCGACCCTGACGGGTGAGCCCACCGCCGAGCACTCCGTCACTGCGACCCTCTCCCCCGGTCCTTGA
- a CDS encoding DNA-3-methyladenine glycosylase 2 family protein gives MTSLPAGSTRVVATSRPVPLSAVVSTFRRGGGDPTSWTDRGRTWVFAWRVPTGPVTLRLVARPLLGEVAAEAWGEGAEWLLDRLPHVLGEHDDEAGFESHHDVVAQARRRFEGWRVPASGLVTQALIPTIIEQRVTGKEAFAAYRTLVRRNGTPAPGIGADLKLVVPPEPKTWALIPSWEWLRAGVDGARSRPAVMVATRAGRLEQTVGMPSLEARRRLESVPGVGRWTANEVAHRALGDADAVSFGDYHVAKNIGWALTGVPVDDDGLAELLEPYAGHRYRVQRLLELSGAMRPRHGPRFTLPTHLPGRHL, from the coding sequence GTGACCTCTCTGCCGGCGGGGAGCACCCGGGTGGTGGCGACGTCGCGGCCCGTGCCCCTCAGCGCTGTGGTCTCGACCTTCCGTCGCGGCGGTGGCGACCCGACGTCGTGGACCGACCGTGGCCGCACGTGGGTCTTTGCCTGGCGGGTGCCGACCGGTCCTGTGACCCTGCGGCTCGTCGCGCGGCCCCTGCTGGGTGAGGTCGCCGCCGAAGCCTGGGGCGAGGGCGCTGAGTGGCTGCTCGACCGGCTTCCGCACGTGCTCGGCGAGCACGATGACGAGGCCGGGTTCGAGAGCCACCACGACGTCGTGGCGCAGGCGCGTCGGCGCTTCGAAGGATGGCGGGTGCCGGCATCCGGGCTCGTCACGCAGGCGCTGATCCCCACGATCATCGAACAGCGAGTCACCGGCAAAGAGGCCTTCGCGGCATACCGAACGCTGGTGCGGCGCAACGGAACTCCCGCCCCAGGCATCGGTGCCGACCTGAAGTTGGTGGTTCCGCCGGAGCCGAAGACGTGGGCCCTCATCCCGTCGTGGGAGTGGTTGCGCGCGGGCGTCGACGGCGCGCGCTCCCGCCCTGCGGTCATGGTGGCGACCCGAGCGGGTCGTCTCGAACAGACGGTGGGTATGCCGTCCCTTGAGGCGCGTCGCCGTCTCGAGTCCGTGCCTGGCGTGGGTCGGTGGACCGCCAACGAGGTCGCGCATCGGGCGCTCGGCGATGCTGATGCGGTGAGCTTCGGGGACTACCACGTGGCGAAGAACATCGGCTGGGCGTTGACCGGGGTGCCGGTTGACGACGACGGTCTCGCGGAGCTGCTCGAACCGTATGCCGGGCACCGCTATCGGGTGCAGCGACTCCTCGAGCTGTCGGGCGCGATGAGGCCGAGGCACGGTCCTCGATTCACGTTGCCGACCCACCTCCCCGGCCGCCACCTCTGA
- a CDS encoding RICIN domain-containing protein, producing the protein MATLTRGEPKELSRWPSLTLQMRSRQITTARGQGIEEIHMSRKFGQNFSSTRRAWLVPGACLLGLALGSVPQTSSASQGVSGDLRGNGSRSAVSMKPTVGETEAHHRLDAKAPATPVAPDGGLALVRAGAADDVYYVRAPHSGKCMTVRGASQAAGATVDQYTCLGQANQRWILSYDDDIWMTFRNVNSAQCLSVNGGSSANGARLIQWPCSGQLYAKFSFNNPGQMRTRTSSVRKCVVVNGYSKANSAYLIQYPCSSSSPQTWSLFG; encoded by the coding sequence ATGGCTACGTTGACGCGTGGAGAGCCAAAAGAACTCAGCCGATGGCCCTCTCTCACCCTGCAAATGCGTTCCCGGCAAATAACCACAGCCAGGGGCCAAGGAATTGAGGAGATCCACATGAGTAGAAAGTTCGGGCAGAATTTCTCATCAACCCGTCGCGCTTGGCTGGTTCCAGGAGCCTGCTTGCTCGGTCTTGCGCTGGGATCGGTTCCACAGACAAGTTCTGCAAGCCAGGGGGTGAGCGGCGATCTCCGCGGCAACGGTTCGAGGTCGGCCGTGTCCATGAAGCCAACCGTTGGTGAAACCGAAGCCCACCACCGGCTTGATGCCAAAGCCCCGGCGACGCCCGTCGCCCCAGATGGCGGCTTGGCTTTGGTCCGCGCTGGGGCAGCTGATGACGTCTACTATGTGCGCGCACCGCACAGTGGCAAATGCATGACGGTTCGCGGCGCCAGTCAGGCCGCAGGGGCAACGGTGGATCAATACACTTGCTTGGGACAAGCCAATCAACGATGGATACTCAGCTACGACGACGACATCTGGATGACGTTTCGCAACGTCAACAGTGCTCAATGTCTTTCAGTGAATGGCGGGAGCAGCGCGAACGGAGCGCGACTCATACAGTGGCCATGCAGTGGGCAATTGTATGCAAAATTCAGCTTCAACAACCCCGGTCAGATGCGGACGCGGACGAGCAGCGTGCGGAAATGCGTCGTGGTGAATGGCTACTCAAAGGCGAATAGCGCCTACCTCATCCAATATCCGTGCAGTAGTTCGTCACCGCAAACGTGGAGTCTGTTCGGATAG